A segment of the Lycium barbarum isolate Lr01 chromosome 7, ASM1917538v2, whole genome shotgun sequence genome:
ACAGAAGATGCTTGCCAACCTAAGTTCTCCTAAAACTTGCTAGTAAATGCTAGAAACAGAAGCAAATTGACAAACATCACAATATGTTCCTCTAAGTTCTATGTTAATTATTTTGATCCGCAATAATGTACATAACTGAGTCTATATCTATCTTTATTGGACGACTACAATCATTTTACACAAACTTGTAATAACTGTAGGAGTACGACAAGGGTACACTTCTAAATTTCTACAAGAAAGCTCTATGAAGGAAAACTAAATAAATGAAAGAAAATTAAGGCGAAAAAAATCATAGCAGCTGAACAATTTCagcaaggctttatttcaaatccAATACTCAGTAGAGTTCGAGCCGATTCCATTGTCTTTTCTCCTCCAAGGTCCAATTTCTCACCTGTCAACTCACCTTCTTTATCCACGGACCATTGTGTGGTCAATTTTTGTTGCTGTAGCAGTTCAGGTTTCTTAGCGGGCGGACTGGTTAAGGAAGCAGGGGCTGCAGCAGCAACAAGAGGTGCACTAGGTGGACCATGATGCTTTTTTGGTACGGGCATGTCATGATCGTGTACTCCCTTATATGTTATTGTCAGTGCACTTGTGCCATCTGTAGCCCTCTCAATGTGCTTTCGAACAGGACATCCAGCTGATGTACATCGATAGTAGTTCCTAAAGGTTATCCAGGAAACAACTTAGAATAAAACAGGAGAATCAAAGCAGCAAAATGAAGTATACTTCTGACCAAGATAAAGAGTTCAATGTGAAGTCAGATAACAACAAGTAATACGTGAGAAACAATTGTCAATTTTCAAATATTGGAACAAACCTAGATATAGGAATAAGCCCAGTTGTTCTTTTTAGGTTTACAAATGAATGAAAGTGAAATCTCCTTAATTGACTGCCCGGAGAGAGGCTATTCAAGCTAGAATATGTCATTTCACAAGTTATTTTGACACCAGGCTTGGCATTTCCAGTTTTCCACTTCCTTTTACATCCACTTCCTTTTACATTCATGCATGTTGATGTTgaatccaaaaaaaataaaaaaaaaatttaacttgAAACGGAAAACTTGCAGGAATTTTTTACCTGAAGAATACCTAAAACTCTAACAAAACAGAATAGGGTGTAAGATGAATGGCACTCTCATCCATAGCCTTTCATAGAACAGAAGGTGCATGGAAACTAGCACACTCTCATCCATAACAGTTCAACACAATCCATACAAAAGGAAACGATGGGAAGAAATTAGCAAATACCCCAGTATGAGTAAAGAAATGCATTTAATGTGGCTCTTAGCATTTCAGCCAAAAGCAGGCAGAACAATCAACCGATTCTCAAGTGTACGGCTTACAGTAATACAGTACCTTGGATGGGGATTTCCTTTCACCATTTTTTGTCCATACTTGCGCCACCTGTAGCCATCACTTGATATTCCTACATCACAAGCAGCATGAACCACCAGTTTGGGTTTCTTTCCAGGTTTAGAAGCAGATTCAGAACAACTTGCGTCACTTTTCCTCGACCTGGAAATCATAGGTGAGGATTTTGATCAATCCAATGGTTTTGAACAATGAAAAGCAAAAAATTTAAATAACTAAACTAAATACAAGAGAGAACTTGCCTCTTTTTTATTTCAGGTTCATCACCATGCTCCTCTTTAATAGTGATTTCAGTATCGGTGTCAGACCCACAGGAATCCTGATTTGCTGTCTCAGCGATTGGTAAACTTTCTTTTACAGAGGATGCCACAGTCTCATTAGAATTTCTATTTGGATGAGCTATTATACTTTTGTCATTGGCAGGTGCAGGCAATACTGCAGACTTGCTTTCCCTTAAGCAATTTACTCGCGGGGGTGGATCATGATTGTGTTGACTTCTATAAATAATCTCCATTACACTATTAGTGTGATCAGAGCACTCAATCTTCTTGGCACAACACTCGGAATAAGTACATCGGTAATAGCTTCGAGAACCTTGAGGACTTTTAACTTGCTTTTGACCGTACTTCCGCCAATTGTACCCATCCCTGGTTGGTGTCTTTAGGACTGGCAGAACAGGTAGAACCTTGGCATCGGAACTCTGCTTAGCCACTTCTCCTGTGCTACACTTTACTACTGCTGATGATCGTCTTTCTGCTAGAGTTGGGCTCAGTACTGATGAAATGGACCGGGCAACAGATGTAGATGACAGCTCCAATGAGGATGCTTCATCAGGCACGCGTTGCTGATGTTCTGTCCCTGCTTGAGCATTCAAAGTTTCAGGCCTGGTAACACTGATTCTATCCTGCATACAGCATGAAATGACTCATTTGTTGTAACCTGTCCCACAAAAATACATATCCAGTTCCAACAATTGCCAGAATTAACTTTTCAATAAAAAGTATAacattataaaaagaaaaatagaaaccAGATATTCTGGAAAAGCTAAATATATTAACCTACAAAAAAGTAATCCGACTATTACTCATTTATAGCATCATGTCACAAATACTGTTGCAATTTGAGATATTATGAATAGAATTGAGTTGGTCAGATTTGGAATTTCTCAAGTACATCTGCTCCCGGTCATTCAAATAATTTAGATTGCCAGCCCAAGTTCCAAAAAACTAGAAAGCAGCCTTTATTATTTGACGTTCCTAGCCACCACACAAGGCAAGCTTGAATCATGATAAACTTACAACTTAGCTATAACAAAGTCTACAAATTATAAGCCCACTTTATAATTTTTCTTATCCTGGATAATTTTACTGCAATTATACTGGATGTCTCAATCACAAGACCTGTTTTAACCATTAACTCCCTACTCTAATCAGTTGAAAAATCCAACAGTCAACAACCAAATAAGAACAAACTATTATGATCTCTGATCACAAATGCAACCGAAAGCACCTGCAAAGGCCATGTGATAGTCACCATATCACGCATGTTAAGGTTTCTTACCTTATGTTATCGGGTGTGTTCATGGTGGGATTTGGGGTGTTACAACGGATGGGACATGGTGGTGACTTGGGAAAAATCTCAAATACGTCACTGAACTTAATGAAATGGCTCACATATACCACTCGTAAAAGGAGATGAGTGGGGAAGGGGAGTGGTAAGTAATAGAGGGTTTAGATAATGCCACGTGGCAATTATGGTACTAATTAGACAAGTGGGGTTTCATTAGTGGGTAATGGCACGTATAGTCCAAGATGGTAACTGCTGGGGCATATTCAAGACCAACTATTAACGAGAGGCATATGTGAGCCATTTCCTTAAGTTCAGTGGCATATTGAGCCTTTTCCCTTGATATTCTAACtattttaatgtttttttttaaattttctttttgtcttttccCCTTTTTCACTTAGGCATCCTCAAATTGCAATAAGGGAAAAATGTAAGTTGAAGTCATATGTTTAAGAAACATAACAAGCTTATGATGCATTTGATTAGCATTTCatctgaccccccccccccccccccccccccaaaaaaaagtcAAATTGAAACCAAAAAATTGAGTAATATgcttggtttgatttgatttgattatATATTTAGAAAATATACACAGTTGACTTGATTCGGCTATTTAGGTAAAAACCGACCTTCATCAAAGAAGGAACAACTCTACTCATAAATCCGCTCTAAAGTCCCTAGAATCGGATTACATTTGCAGGAGGATATTGAAATATATAGTATCCCACATCGGATATATAAAGTATTAAAGGACATCCAAAGCTTCTTTTTTAAGTGGACATCCAAAGGTATATTCACAGAAGTGTTTTATCATTTCTCTCATTACCAGATTACCTTCAGCTTTTAAGTTGGATATTCATAGTTTTCACACTGTACCCCCGAACAGGCAGATGTTTTGAGTTCTATGAAAAAGAAGCTCAACATGCTTGGTCCATGGAAAAAGATCAGGCTGCACAAGAGGGGAGTGTTGTACacctaaaataaataaatgtgcCAGCTCTCTAATAGCTTAACCTTTGGAATAAGGTAGTCACACATTTCAACACAGATGTTGCATACAGAGAGGAAAAGAGAGATTTAGAAGCAAATGTCACATCTCAAAATTCTCAATATTCACTTCCCAAGAGAGCACAAGCAGTCACAGTTCACAATTGCCTAATTTCTTGAATCAAGCACATGTTAACTACCGTAAAGATAAAATACTTAATAAATATGCATAACGCAAAAGCATCGAAGACTAAAAACCATCAAGCTCTCTCAGACGAATGCCTCAGAAAAAACTGGCAATTATCATAGATATGTATGCTACAACCCAACCTTGGCCATGCATCAAACATTTCCATTCCGACGCTTATATAGCTCTTTCAGAGAAATTGCCTAAATTTGCACTTAGAATATCCATCGATGTGTCTGTGACATCTCAAGCTCCTGCTGCACATCAGCTTAAAGTATTCCTATTGGTTTAAAGGTAAACAATTGGTCTTCATCTGCTACTTCGGTTAAGCCTTCACAAAAGTCAAGGGAAGATGTATGCACTACAGAAGGCCCATGGTCAAAGCATTTCGGGTCCATAAGTTAAGGTGTTACCGTAGCTTGGAACACATCCTCTTCCTGTGGCAATGATAAAAATATGGAGCTCTGAATTTTGTCTTGAGACCAACAGTTTCTTGTATAATCTTCCCACCATTCACAATCAAAGAATCAACTATTTTTCAATTCCAACTAGTTCGGATTTACAGCCTTCACACGATTCAGAAAAGGACGTGCGCTGTATATTTAAAGTTTCTCCCTTTGCAACGAAAGCAACATTAAAGcatcaaattttaaatttttttcttcaCAAAACATATATTCCAAAGGCAGATGATTGATTGCAGTGATTTTGCCAGGGAGGATCTGTGGCCATGGACAGGGAAATTCAAAGCGGGAGGAGGTAATTAGCCTGCTTAAAGTGTATTAACATTTGCTTACTTTTCTCAGTCTTCATTAACTCCCGAAAAAACCACAATAACAACCCGAAACGGAAAAGTACAGAGTGGATGATCGATAGAGCAGCCTACTTATATTTTTCCACTTTTCCACCGATTCACTTTCTTGGACTACTGGCTTCCCATCACCTACTAACACTTCCCAATATCAACCATCAAGAAAAGTAGCCACTCTACTCCGTTTTCAATTCCTACCTAACTTGATCTTTAAGGCAAAACTACTCTGCTTCTCTGTATATGCAATCATGGAATGTGCAAAGGATCTTGTAGAACCGATGATCATGCATTATTTACCACATTAACCTCAAGAGATCTCAGTGATTGACAATTCAGATACACTGCACACCTATGATTATAACAAGATAActgaaaaactaaaaaaaaacatGCTACGCCAGCGAATCCACTCAAACAAAAAAACATGCTATGCCAGCGAATCCACTCAAACATCTTGGACATCTTGAAATTCTGGATAACTGTAATTTCAAACTTAAATATCAAGTAAAGGCGAGAAATTGCATACCTTGATTTTTTCCGGCAATTCAAACGGAGGCAGTTCATATTCCACTGGTACTTCTGTCAGATTATTCAACACAATAATTAAAGAATTCTCATAGACAAAAAAGCATATATATACAACTCATGCTCAtaatcacacacacacataaagaAAAGGACATACATTCTATGGTTATATACGtataaaaaaggaaataaaattcAAACGTATAACAATATATCATAAAAACGAAACATGAGCTAATGAACACACTCAGTTTcacccaaaaaaagaaaaaaaaaagagtaaagagAGCGAAAATTCTATgtttatatatgcataaaaaggaaatgaAATTCAAACATACAAAAATTGATCATAAAAACAAAACATGAGCTAATGAAGAACACACTCAGTTTTACCAACAAAAAGCTAAAGAGAGTTAAAATTCTACgttcatatatgcataaaaaaaGGAATAAAAATTCAAATGTACAGTCAAACCTCTATATAACAAAGTCATTTGTTCCAATATTTTTTGGCTGCTATAGcgaaatgctgttatagagaacatataaatataacataacatgaaagatcGGTTCCATCAAAAACATGTCTATAaggatgttgttatagagaggtctgactgtataaCAATTAATCATAAAGACGAAACATGAGCTAATGAACACACtcaattttcacaaaaaaaaaaaatcaaaaaaaaaaaacaaatagaaCAAAACAATTGATCATAAAAATGAAACATCAACTAACGAACACACACAATTTTAACAACCAAAAGAACAAATAGAATCAATTACACCCTAATCAGCTTCGacgtgtgttttaatacatagacgGCAATAGTTTAGGCAGGAAAAAAGGAACAACTGATCGCGAAAAAGTAATAGTTCAGGTATATTTTTTTACCACTAACTCAAATTCAAATGTATAACAATTGAtcataaaaaaatgaaacatgAGCTAACAAACACACTCAATTttcaccaacaaaaaaaaaaaaaaaaacaacgaaACTGGAAAAACAAATAGAACAAATTACACAGACGATTCAGTATCTAATTTTGATCGCTCATCACTCTCAATTTGTACGAACGAGTCGACACTAGAGCTACGTTTATATACGcataaaaaaaggaaataagtacTCAAAATGTATAACACTTGATCATAAAAAAAACATGAGCCAAAAAACACACtcatttttcatttaaaaaaaaaaatatatatatatatatatatacgacatttTTTTTATCATAAAAAGGAAACGTGAGCTAATGAACACTCAAttttcacccaaaaaaaaaaaaaaaaatacaaagagaCTGGAAAAACATGGCTGTTATATATAGTGAAGTgctgctatatatatataaggatgaTGTTATAGAGAAGTCTAACTGTATAACAATTGATCTCAATTTGTACACACGAGAGTGAAAATTCTACGTTTATAAATTCATAAACAAGCAAATAATAATTCAAATGTATAACAATTGATCATTCAATAAACATGAGATAACAAACACACTCAATtttcacacacacaaaaaaaaaaaaaaaaaaaaaaaaacgaattacATGACATTGAACAACAGTACCAGAAAGTTGGTGCGCatcagtagtagtagtagtagtagtagaagcTAGGGTTTGTGAAATTGAATTTTCCAATTTCGGTTCTGTTAAACTCTCAGCTCCACTCATAATTTTCTACGATCACAAATCACACATACTACTTACTGTGTGTGAAAAATGAATAATAAGAGGTTGTATAAACAAGGTAAAGGTATTATTATAGAGAGAGAACTTTTTGTCCTGTTTTTTATTTTGagaaaaggataaaaaaaaaaattattctcgGTTAAATATTTACCAAACTCTGTCCGTTAGATTTGACGAAAATTACAGGGTACTAGGGAAATTTGATAAAAATGAATAAAGGTAAATGATCCTTATATGACCCCTATGCATACAGAGGCGGTATGTTATATTTTGTGGAGGGTCATTTAATCGATTCACCTCACATTTAGAGGTATAATTTTGAAGTCTTTgttgttttttatttatttctagaGTCTGGTATAACTTTTTGAGGTATAATTTCTGCTATTTCTTTTAAAGTTTTTGAGGATTAGTGGAGTTTTTGTGTTGATTTTAGTATTTGATTAGACTTTTATGGTATTTATGGTTACATCTTTTTTTTCCTAATGTTTTTGACAAATCTAACGAATATAGATTGTTAAATGTTAATGGAGATTAAAAATAttaacttttgacaaacttaaaggatcaaaattgttcagtgcatacttaagggactatttttaacttACGCTCAAACATATGAGAtcatttttactttttattttttatcttacTTTCCCCTTTTTATATTAAAGTATTTGACGGTGACAATTGAGAAATACAAAACATAAAAGGGCCAAAATGTACCCCTGCACTATGAGAAACGATTTAAATGCACCTCTTGTTATATATTCAGTCTAGATATACCCTTGCCATTATTTTTTAGAATGGATATACCAATTATTTTAATGAAGGACATGTGTCATGATCTTATTGATCTATTTTAACTATCCCCTAATTAATTAAGATCCAAATCGTTACACGATATCTAATGAAAAGACTCATACTCATACCCGAAAAATTTGAGGCAAGCTTCAAAAAGTTTCTTCAATGattgttgttgatccttaaaagtgaataataattaatatttcttttatttcaatttatttgtcttactttccttttcaaCCCTTTAAAGAGCCGTTTGaatatgatttgaaatcatggtttgaaatcccaaatcatatctttttggatgatttgggatttcatctcatgacatgaaaccatgagatgaaatcgcatgtccaaatgtTGAtatcatctcatgatttcaaaccatgattttaAATCACATGTTCAAACGCCTACTAAAAAGAatgtctattttttttattttttttgctaactctttaattttaatattttacGTGATATGTTTAAAAACGGGAGTAATTTGTACTTTTTTCCTTTATAGAGTGGCAATTGGAAACATGAAGAGACATAGATAGCGTCTGGATCCGAATTATGAGCTGTGAGAATCGGACATTTGGTACGCTGTTAATTTGCATGCTTTTTAAGCAAAATTTTATCCATCTTTAATAGGCTAACGAACTTTATGCTTTTAAGTCTATTTTAAAAAAGACATTCATGAAATTCAAattcatttattaaaaaaaaaataactatgAAATTtacttggatttattttttgtatttcttataaactttattcacttaattaaCACTTAAGAATCCTAAGACAATTTCTTCGTAGTCCACAAAAACTGTAGCTATCACAATAAAAAGGTAATTAATAACGAATTATAATCTAGAAAAGGATTGAAAATTAAATATTGTTAGTTTTCttaaaaatcgaaccaaaccgatggATATGAATTATATTtgcggaaaagggtcaaatatacccctgtactattagaaaagggttaaatatacccctcgttatactttgggttcaagtATACCCttcccgttatactttgggttcaaatatacccttatttTATACTTcgagtccaaatataccctttctccgttaaaattgtccaaAGTGGACATGAGATATGACGTGACACTGATAACTTCAGCTCACCACCTCAACCCATTTACCCTTCTCTTACCTTTCTTCCACCACTACTATCTCCTCCCCTCCACAACCTTTGCAACCATTAgcaatgaaatgattttattataCTTCCGGAGGGAGTTTAAATGAACTTCCTCTGGGATTTTGATAACCACCAATGAATTGCTACACGTGGGGAGGAGGATAAAACTCTTGATTAGCTTGATATTAACAATTATTTTCTCAATAAGATAAAGTAATCAACGTGCAGTGTCTCAATCTCTGAATTTAACTTTTTTGGTTTAATCTACTAACATATTCAATGATTTAAAAATTAACAGAACTTCTACCTTTTACTTGTccttttttcaaaataaattttttgtcttaagaattttattgatggtaggAGATAATTCGCTGCATCATTACAAGTGAATTTTCTCTTTGCACCAAGCTGTCAAATGGATTTTCTCAGTAAAACTTTTGACTAGTatggaaataaataaaatagccCCATGAATTGGCTATATAAACTTTTGCAGATTTAAGtcaaaaataaaaagggaaaaaagaagCAAATAGAAAGAAGCAGAGAACAAGGCAATCTTTTGTTCACAAGATTAGGCTTTAATGTTTGGTTAACATATCACAGGGCAAAGCTCATCACGTTTTAACGGTTCTCCTAATTAGGACCTTAAAAAGTGGTGGTGTGATGGTGCTAATGGTTGTAAAGGGTGTGGAGGGAAGCAGAGACGGAGCCAGGattcgaagcttgtgggttcggggttctaattctttaaagttactgggttcttaattaataatttgtacatatttgacaaaagttttaatacaaatatatgtttcggacaaaagctactgggttcggccgaacccacaccCAAAGGGCTAGCTCCGCCCCGGGAGGGAAGGAGATGGTAGTAGTGGAAGAAGAAGGGAAAAAGAGGGTAAATGGGTTgaggtggtgaggtggcatgccacgtgatGTCCACCTCACCGAGTTGTCAGTGTCATGTCATATCTCATGTCCACTTTAGACAATTTTAACGaaggaagggtatatttgaactcgAAGTATAaaagaagggtatatttgaacccaaaatataacgggaagggtatatttggacccaaagtataacgaggggtatatttaacccttttctgatagtacaggggcatatttgacccttttccgttatttttggtttgatttttataattttaaaacCGACTagattgatttgatttttgttttaccCCAAAACTGACTCCAACTGACTCATGAACACTGATATACACATGCCTTACCCTTACCTTTATGgagtagggaggttgtttccgaaatcACTCCTTTCCTATCTTTtatgaaattttaagaaaatgctTTTATAGTTATAATTTTAAATATATTATGATTTTCTGTGATTATGAAAGTATgttattttaaaaagtaaaaagcTTAAAGTTAAAGAATTTTAAAAATAGAAAAACCTTATATCATTGAAGAAAGGGCTAAGAAAAAATTCCTACACAAAATGAAATAGATGGAGTATTTCTTTATAATATTGTGTATTGAGacaaatttttataattaattttttgatatTGTTCGCTTTGATCCAACCTTTGGCGGAATATCAAACTAGGCTAGTGGGTATCCTATTGACTCAAAGTGAATTCTTCTTTGGTGgataaaatataaagattaaacaGGTTGTTTAAACaagaaaaatataatattagttttCTGAAAAGATTTTGATAAAAAGGTTCAAAAGTAAGAGTGTTGCTTCAATTGTATATCTATGTTCTGTTTAATTGAGCAAGAGCGGAATCTTTGCTTTAAAATATCATTTAGTACGATGCTTGTAAATCAATCAGAATCAACCAAGAAAATTCATTTGGTTTTTAAGATATTGTCAATTAAGTTTAAGTATTTATATACGGTTAGTGTAAGTTAGTTTTACACTATCCTGCTATCTTTACTTATTGTAATAGGTAACATGTTTTATAATATTTTCAAATTCACGTTTTAAGAAGGTTTACTGTAAATATCAGTTGTATAACCTGAAAATGGATAATTTATAAGTTTGAAAATAAAACACGTTTACTTTGCAACAGTAGATAAAAGTGAACCAATAATAAAATAATTCTTATATTAACAATGTATAAAACTTAAACTCTTATTAGATAAATAAATATTTGGGGAGTTTCTTCCCCTTTTTTTTTGGCGTATTGTCATTCATCCTCAAATATAAGTAAAGAAAAACGCAAATCTTTGGCAAAATATATATTTGGGAGCAGAGGCAGATTCAAAATACATTAAAATTTGATTGATTCAATCTTCGAAAATATTGAATTCAGCTGAATCCAATATTTATATGGGAAATTTCAATAATGTACAATCCAGCATACAAAATTACATTTgtgtagccatatttttaaattacaaccCGCATAGCCACTTTTTgacgatatacaacattatataacaatatacaactttatacacttactgtagacaatgtataaaccttgtataaagtatataagaggtatttatttttacttttacactagtatataatattatacgaacttatacaagaggtgtttatacataaGAGGGacttatacataatgtataagaggtTTTTATATACACTTCTATACTATACCGTATAAAGATATCCGAGATAAGGTGGGAAtggcatcagtggaggacaagacgcgggaagcgagactgagatggtttgggcatgtgaggaggagagacacatatgccccagtgcggaggtgtgagaagttagctatg
Coding sequences within it:
- the LOC132602965 gene encoding probable WRKY transcription factor 32, with the translated sequence MSGAESLTEPKLENSISQTLASTTTTTTTDAHQLSEVPVEYELPPFELPEKIKDRISVTRPETLNAQAGTEHQQRVPDEASSLELSSTSVARSISSVLSPTLAERRSSAVVKCSTGEVAKQSSDAKVLPVLPVLKTPTRDGYNWRKYGQKQVKSPQGSRSYYRCTYSECCAKKIECSDHTNSVMEIIYRSQHNHDPPPRVNCLRESKSAVLPAPANDKSIIAHPNRNSNETVASSVKESLPIAETANQDSCGSDTDTEITIKEEHGDEPEIKKRSRKSDASCSESASKPGKKPKLVVHAACDVGISSDGYRWRKYGQKMVKGNPHPRNYYRCTSAGCPVRKHIERATDGTSALTITYKGVHDHDMPVPKKHHGPPSAPLVAAAAPASLTSPPAKKPELLQQQKLTTQWSVDKEGELTGEKLDLGGEKTMESARTLLSIGFEIKPC